CTAAATTGCTATACTTGTGGTAAGATAAGACTACTTTTTTAACCAGACTAATACGTGCATCTATATCGCCATAAATACGAAAAAATGGAACTTTTTTAATAATTAAGTCGCTCTGAATCTGTTTTTGAAATATACTACGATTTGCCTCTCCAGAACGATCCCAGGTATCATCGTAAGGGATATCTAAATCACAAAGAAATATTAAATCATAGCGTGACATGGCTTGATGGGCAAGTTCTGCTAACTCTGGGGCAACAGTTTTGTGGTAATACAAGGAGAATTGATAGGTTGTCAATGCATTAGTATCTGTAAATAAATACTGGTTTGCTTGCAATAATAAGGCTTCTTCACGTTCTAAATGCCCTTTGGCAATCTCCACAAGTTGCGAGAGCGAAAGTTGCCTATTAATTTGATATTTTTCCCAATACTCGCGCCCATACTCTGGCATCCATACTGTGTTAAACTCTTTAGCTAATTGTGATGCAATAGTGGTTTTACCAGTCGAAGGAGCGCCCAGAAAAACAATATTAACGATCAGATCGCGGTACACATCAGGATGTAAATACTCCCGAAATGCGTAAGCGTCTCTTCTTACTTGCGTTCCAGAAATTGGAAAAGTTTGGCGATCGCAATCTACCAGCCGATTAACTGCCCCCAGCGCCTGACTTACGTGTTCACCGTAAAATTCACTACAGTAAAAGTGGGTAATTTTTTTGGATTTTAATTGTTTCAGAATGTAATCTTCGTGCTTTTGCTTAATCTCAGGAGTATCACCAACCTCAGTTGGACCATCCCACGCTTCAATCACCTGAATTTGTGGATAAATTTGACGCAGCCAATTCGCTCGAACTGTTAAAGGAATAGCAGTCACTTCTGGACACTCATAAATCATCACAAGTACCTCATCCATCTCTGCTAAGGCTGTTTCAATCACCAATTGATGCCCTTTATGGAG
This portion of the Nostoc sp. GT001 genome encodes:
- a CDS encoding AAA family ATPase — translated: MTGKCGLTLGKYAPLHKGHQLVIETALAEMDEVLVMIYECPEVTAIPLTVRANWLRQIYPQIQVIEAWDGPTEVGDTPEIKQKHEDYILKQLKSKKITHFYCSEFYGEHVSQALGAVNRLVDCDRQTFPISGTQVRRDAYAFREYLHPDVYRDLIVNIVFLGAPSTGKTTIASQLAKEFNTVWMPEYGREYWEKYQINRQLSLSQLVEIAKGHLEREEALLLQANQYLFTDTNALTTYQFSLYYHKTVAPELAELAHQAMSRYDLIFLCDLDIPYDDTWDRSGEANRSIFQKQIQSDLIIKKVPFFRIYGDIDARISLVKKVVLSYHKYSNLGDLFFKKIIL